CATCAAGCACACCACCGTGTACGCGGACGAGTCGACGTACACCTACCGCACCGACTCCGGTTTCCTGCAGAACCACCCGACCTACGGGAACCTGCGCGACTACGACGCCACCTGGAAGAAGATCGGCGAGGCAGCCGTCACCGCCTGGAACAAGCATGTGGAGACCGTCCTCGTCACGGCGGGGGCCCTGGCGATCACCAACCTCAAGGCCGCGTGGAGCGAACTGGAGGACGCCTTCGACAAGATGGACACGAAGGACACCTCCACCCTCACCGACCAGTACGACAAGGATCAGCGCGAGATCCTCGCCGACCAGGCGAACCAGAACCAGCAGAACCTCAACAACTCGCTGAACAACCTCGGCAACAACCTGAACAACCTGGGCAACGGACTCGGAGACAGCCTCAACAACCTGGGTGACAACCTCGGCAAGGGTCTCAACGGCCTCGGCGACGGGCTCGGGGACAGCCTCGACGGCCTCGGCGACGGACTGGGCGACAGCCTGGACGGGCTGGGAGACGGGCTGAACGGTCTGGGGGACGGGCTGGGCGACAGCATCAACGGTCTCGGGGACGGGCTGAACGGCCTTGGTGACGGCCTCGGGAACAGCCTCAGCCACCTGGGCGCCGGGCTCGGCAACGGTCTCGGTGACGGCACGGGCCTGGGTACCGGCCTGGGCACGGGTCTGGGCCCCGGTCTGGGCCCCGGCCTCAATCTCGGCGGTGCCGACGACGGCAACGACGCCGCCAAGGGCTCCACTGTCACCAATCCGGACGGCAGCACCACCACCCTCAACCCCGACGGGACGCTGACCACCCGTTACCCCGACGGCACCAGCCAGCTCCTGGACCCCGAGACCGGTCTCGTCACGACGACCGCCCCCGACGGCACCGTCACCACCGGTGATCTCACCGTCCCCGGTGGCTTCACCAATCCGGACGGCAGTGTCACGAGCCTCAACCCCGAGGGGACCCTCACCACCAGGTTCCCCGACGGCACCGTCACCACCATCAACCCGGAAACCGGCCAGCTGACCACGACCAACCCGGACGGGTCGGTCGAGACCGGCAACATCAGCACCGGGCTCGGCGACGGACTGGGCGACCTCGACCTCACCAGTCCAACTCCCACCGTCATCCCCCCGACCACCAGCAGCAGTTCCCTCGACGGCCTGAGCAACCTGGGCAGCCTGGGCGACGGCCTGGCCGGTTCGGGCAACGGTCTCGGCTCGTCCCTCGGCGGCGGCTCCGGCACCTCCGGGCTCACCTCCAGCAGTCTGCTGGGCGGCGGTACCGGTTACGACGGCGGCCAGTACGCCGACTACGACGACGGCGAGGACAGCACCGGCGACCTGTTGTCCGGCGGCTCGCTCGGCGCCCCACTCACCGCGGGCGCGGGTGCGGGCGCCTCGGCGGACAGCACGGGCGGAGCTGGCTCCGGCGGGTCACCGCTGTTCCCGGGCATGGGCGGCGGGATGGGAGGCATGGGCGGCGGCGGTGCCGGTGGCGGCGGCGGAAACGGCTCCTCGGAGCGCGTCCGCAACGTGCTCGCCGAGCCCGGCGGCAGCGGCAGGCGCGGCCGGTCCGGGGGCCGCAGGGGCGCCACGGAGGAAGAGGATCTGACCGTGGCCCGGGGCCGCGGTACGTCGACGAGTTCCGGGTCCGGCTACCCGGTGGGCGGTCCGGGGGGCGCCGGACAGAGCGGCCGGTCCACCGAGAGCGGCGACCGCGACCGGCAGAGCTGGATGGCCGAGCCGGAGGACGAGGACGTGTGGGGCACCGACGAGGGCGGCGCACCCGCCGTGATCGGACGATGAGCGTGCCGGGCGGGTTGAAGGCACGGGGTGTGTCGCGGGAGCTGAAGGCGCCGGGTGCGCCGGGTGGGTTGACGGTGCCAGGTGTGCTTAAGGCGCCGGGTGCGTTGAGGGCGCCGGGCGTGCTTAACGCACCGGGTGCGCTGACGGTGCCACGCGTGTCTAAGGCGCCGGGTGTGCCGAGTGCGTTGACGGTGCTGGGTGTGTCGAGGGAGCTATGGGTGCCGAGTGACGTGAGACGGGCGGTGGGGTCATGAGTGACATGCGGGAGACCATCGAGCAGCGGCTCGCCCAGGCCATGGCCGACCTGGAGACGACCCAGACCGCCGTGGCGCGGGCGGAACGCGAACTCGCCGACGCCACCTCCACCGCGCGCTCCCCCGACCGCGCGGTGGAGGTCACCGTGAGCGCGCAGGGCGATCTGACCGAGCTGAAGTTCCTGGACGGCAAGTACCGCACCATGTCCGCCACCCAGCTGGCGGCGAGCGTCCTGGAGGCGGCTCAGGAGGCCCGCGCGGTGATGGCGCGCCGGGTGATGAGCACGTTCGAGCCGTTCACCCGGCCCAGCGACGCGGTGCCCGAACTGGCCGGGGTGAACGTCGACTGGCACAAGATCTTCGGCCCGGGTGTGCTCGACGGCCCGGGGGCCGGGGAGGACCGTTCGTCGTCCAGCCGACTGCGCGACGAGATCAACGAGGACACGGAGGACTGACCTTTCATGGCCGAGGGAAACGCGTACTACGCCGAGCCGGACCGGCTCGCGGCGGGCGTCCGGCAGATCGACCAGATCGGCGCGCTCGCCCACGAGATGCTCCGCGACTTCACGACCACCGTGAACGACACCCACGGCTGGCCGGGCAAGGACGACAGCTTCGCGCAGGAGGTCATCCCGCAGGAGCTGCGTGAGCGCAAGACGGCCGTCGAGACCGGGACTTCCCTGGTCGAGGCGGTGGTGAGCGTCGCCGACGGCACCATGGCCAACCTCGACAACATCCGCAACACCCAGAGCGGTGTCATCGACTCGATCAACTCCGCGGGCCACCGCGGCGGAAGGCACTGACCCTGCCATGAGCATCATGGTCTCGCCCGAGCTCAACAACCTGCTCTTCGTGCTCATCGGCGAGAAGATGCTCCAGGCGGACGAGGATCTCGCGTACGCCAGCCACAAGCCGTACAAGCGGCTCGGCAAGAACGTCCGCAGCCTCTCTGATCTGATCGAGGAGTCCGTGGTGGGCGTCGGCCGTGCGCTGCCGCCCCAGGTCGGGCAGCAGTACGTACGGGCGATGCGGCTGTTCGTGGACAACGGCGGTACGAACTATCTGCGTGAGTTCGCCAAGCAGCTGGACGACGTCGGTGACGGCCGGGTGAAGACCTCCATGGACATCATGGAGTCGAAGTGGCAGATCATCGCCGAACTGGTGCGCCTGTTCATCGAGTTGGCGATCATCACGGCGCTGTCGTTCTTCACCGGCGGTTCGGCCGCCAGCCAGGTGGCCACGGCGAAGGCGCGCAGCAGGGTGGCGATCCTGTCCACCCTGGACC
This genomic interval from Streptomyces sp. B21-083 contains the following:
- a CDS encoding AAWKG family protein (Members of this family are unrelated to eukaryotic Tcp10, although some members contain a repetitive region similar to a C-terminal repeat region of Tcp10.) — its product is MPAKHDPDDAWGQAVTLLTGYGVPSRKTLFDTLSSKKGIPLFRGGLEILVSTQLTADNFTALVGWHTQEGEDYDLAFVDAGGDGAHDYGTLYQATLVFIGVPVDGNGRARLLDPGEMTGGGKFTGSQGDEWDFGPLGQYVSGSKAALQKLIADGTTRGFSYNGYDVQNAEAVDANSFERTAQSFDRTMTFFKDHAATLTQWETSLGEEDAAWRGQAAGLFWHLIHQLRTNYDDYVDQMGGTPYTAQQTFRGGHTPQSKLSDALAAAQKALLTEAKNLSTAWDTWASDGRHDPHRIVMEILDEVSAWVLEHNIKHTTVYADESTYTYRTDSGFLQNHPTYGNLRDYDATWKKIGEAAVTAWNKHVETVLVTAGALAITNLKAAWSELEDAFDKMDTKDTSTLTDQYDKDQREILADQANQNQQNLNNSLNNLGNNLNNLGNGLGDSLNNLGDNLGKGLNGLGDGLGDSLDGLGDGLGDSLDGLGDGLNGLGDGLGDSINGLGDGLNGLGDGLGNSLSHLGAGLGNGLGDGTGLGTGLGTGLGPGLGPGLNLGGADDGNDAAKGSTVTNPDGSTTTLNPDGTLTTRYPDGTSQLLDPETGLVTTTAPDGTVTTGDLTVPGGFTNPDGSVTSLNPEGTLTTRFPDGTVTTINPETGQLTTTNPDGSVETGNISTGLGDGLGDLDLTSPTPTVIPPTTSSSSLDGLSNLGSLGDGLAGSGNGLGSSLGGGSGTSGLTSSSLLGGGTGYDGGQYADYDDGEDSTGDLLSGGSLGAPLTAGAGAGASADSTGGAGSGGSPLFPGMGGGMGGMGGGGAGGGGGNGSSERVRNVLAEPGGSGRRGRSGGRRGATEEEDLTVARGRGTSTSSGSGYPVGGPGGAGQSGRSTESGDRDRQSWMAEPEDEDVWGTDEGGAPAVIGR
- a CDS encoding YbaB/EbfC family nucleoid-associated protein is translated as MSDMRETIEQRLAQAMADLETTQTAVARAERELADATSTARSPDRAVEVTVSAQGDLTELKFLDGKYRTMSATQLAASVLEAAQEARAVMARRVMSTFEPFTRPSDAVPELAGVNVDWHKIFGPGVLDGPGAGEDRSSSSRLRDEINEDTED